In Euphorbia lathyris chromosome 10, ddEupLath1.1, whole genome shotgun sequence, the DNA window gctactaagtttctaatgttatctaggctgtggggggtttgagattgagttTGTTTagattaatctactcctaattaagttaatttactcctaagtgatccttAAATCATGTAATTAACCTGAGGAGAAGCGTGGAGATACGATAATATCGAATTCAGCCTGTTTTATCAATCAATTGTTACcataatctgagtcacttgtgcctaaggcgattaaccctacttatccttctatggTTCCTAGTGTGTGATTCCCGTGTAAgaccgaaactagctctaaggctcagaaaTTTgagcttaatcttctatagggttgtcaatcctaggctctgactaggtcagattcagctcgcaatatgtgccaagtaATTCTTTGGACTTATGAATGAATTAAACTAAatagacaaagcgtaagacaaagattaaattaaacaatcaattaaaaagaacAAAATTTGAATTAATATTAAAGATGGAAATATTGTCACgatgatacaattagcctaaaATTCATAGAATGTATCAGAGGcaaacagaatataaaagagaaagaaatcccttttagggaacctgtcgACCAATGCagacgtcttcctaggacttaaagGATGgagccttgaataatcctcggtggatGAAGAGCTTGAAGGTTCTTCAATGGTGGATGGAAGGgaggagaggattcttcaaggataGAGACTAgggtttttttacaaaataaaaggttgtaaaaactaaactaaaaactaaaaattgattaATGAAAAATTGATTGCAAAATAATTCTCTACTCTCTCTAATTTTCAAATTGTCTAACTGAACTGTCTAAAAACTAATTACAAACCGTGTAACTTTTTATTCCTAACaaatggaactatttataatgaaaaactaaaagcTTTTCTAacgaaagactaattaataaaacctATTTCTAATGgaatactaaataataaaagctattctAATGAAACACTAATTAATGAAAAACTATTCTAATTAAAAACTAACTCTCCAAAcattatctaataaaaactaatttatcttTGGGGATAAAATAAATCcaattatttaaatacaaaagCCCAAAGATAATCCCTAAAAATTTGCTAAAATATTCTCCAggatttttatttgaatttgaactCTTGAATAGGTTCAATGAATCAGATCAGAAAGACTGAGTCCAATGAATCTGGTCAGAAAAGCATCATGATTCCAATCATTAAAAATATCCAcctttatctctaaaaatctgcacataatctcataaaatattatttagataattcacccaaaattaattaattatcatactaaaaatcctttttaattaccaagtcaaatttgatttatttttggtaggttaatttcttaattttgggtacagataaagctcaaaataacatatagagattaatttatCAAAAGTGACaaggaatatttaataaaatgttaaaacgtaatttaaaaatctaaaattgataaaacaatgataaattactattaaagcaaaaaaaaggataataaaagatacaaaataatCTCTAAAACCATACTAAAATATAGGGGATTTTGATCCCTATCAACCGCGAATACCCCAAGCCAATTTCCATTCGAGTCCCTTAGTAGGCCACCCATAGAAGCCCACCTAGGGTTACCTTTGCGTGCTCCATCGGTGTTTAGTTTCACCCATCCTGAATCTGGGGTTTTAATATGATCCACATTGTACTGCTAAGGAGGTGTTTATCATTAAATAAAGACAAAAATGCACACAAACATTCAGTAGCTCTAGCAGTGAAAAACTCGACTTTATAACGAGGTAGATCCTTATTATTGAAAATTCAGTCATTCCACCACTTCTATAACCACCATATACACATAGCAAACAATATAGGCCACTTCACCCCATTCAAAATATTGTGTGAGCTTAGATTAACAAATAACCATTAAGAGAAGGAACCTGTGTCAAAACAGCCTCTGATGTGCGAAGGGATCAAATTATCCTAGATTTCCAAGGAGGAATTGTAGTGtctaaaaatgtgataatcaTCCTCCTCGAACTTGCACAAGTCATATAATGAATCAAAGGTCGGAAATCATCGGGCTCGCTTGCTATTCATTGAAAGTATCCTATGAGCAAGTGTCCAAAGAAAAATATGGACACACTCTGGTATGTTCAGCGACTAGATTCTCGACCATTCCAAGTTTAGAAGGTTCCTCGAAGCCACCCTTAAACACTCATAACCCGTACGGAGTGTGTAATTCCTGAAGCTGGTAAGCCTCCCATTCAATCGGTCATGATTATCATCACTAGGGAACACTAGAATAGTTGTCAGATTATAGTGGAATTAGGAGGTAGCAGATTTGAGAAAATGCCCTAATTCCAACAGTTACCATCCGTATGGAAGTCGGCAACATGGCGATTTCTCCATATTGTCTCGATAGGACATGTGCTAGTAATGAGGAGCGGAGCGTCTCCACATCGGATGTCTTTCTAGAAGTGAATTTTCATGCCATTCCCAACAATGCACCCGACACCTTTCTTTAAAACTATCGCCTCATGTACGATGCCTTTCCAAACACTAGAAGCAGTGTCCCTAATGTCTTTTTCTCCCAAGGTTGGACATCAATAGATAGTATGTCCATTTAAAATCCTCGACCTAAAAGGTTTTAGGAACCTTATTGGCAGTGAGCATGCATCGCACTATGTTTATGACAATGCGGTTTTCCTCTCGACCACGCCATTTTGGTGAGGTGTGTAGGCAGTTGTGAGTTGTCCTTTGATTCCTTGCTCTTTATAGAAAAATTTAAAGCTACATGAAGTGAATTTTCCTCCTATATATGTCCACAAGCACTTGATAGACTCTTCTACTTATTTTTCTACTTGCTTCTtgaaagttttgaatttgtggAAGCATCTAACTTATCTACTAGCAAATATGCCCAAGATTTATGATTATAAACACCTATGAAACACAACACACACACCTCATTCCACTGTGTGATACTGGTTGAATAAGTCCATAGATATCTGTATGAATGAGCTCCAGTACATTGGTTGCACGCCATTTAATCTTCTTGGGTATCACATTTATATGTTGCTTTCCTGTAAAACAATCAACATAAGTGACACTTGAAGTTCCTAAGTGAGGCAACCCGTACACCATCTTTTTGGTTTGCAAAGTCTTCAAACCCTTTTTATTCAAGTGGCCATAATATTGATGCCATAGGTATGTGGAGTCACAACTTATGTGCGAACATTATTCTACGTCATATGTGCTGGATCTTTCATTAAACAAGATGAACATATGATTATCACTCATCTCTGCACGTGCAATGAGTCCTCTATATGGATGATATATATTACATGCTCCATTTTTTTATCGAAAGAGCGAGACCTTTTTCCTACAATTTTCCCACACTTGTTTCTGAGCTCAGTAACATTGTAAACTTCAGTTATCATAAAGTGAATCTCATTAATCACCAACCCCACACTTCTTTTTCCTCCAACTATCATTCTGGTGTTGTTGCCACATTTAACAAAATTCTTGAAGCCATCAACCATGTTCAAGAACATATCTTTATTACCAAACATGTGGTTTGAGCAACCAGTGTCTATAAACGAAgcatcttttctttttgtttcattttcattaattcttcttcctcatccaaCTGTGCATAGTTGGCTTTCTTATTCTATTTAGGACATTCATACTGAAAATGTCCTAAATCATGACATTTGTAACATTCCACATTAGCCTTACTCAATATTGGGTAACCTCTTCCACGTCTTCTGCTACATCCACGTCCAagtcctcttcctcttcctataCTACTCATAACGTTTAATGCTTGGTCAACCTCACCATTGTATCTTTTGAATTTCTACTCATGAACCACTAAAGTGCTTTGAAGTTCATCAACTGAGATTGAACTAGTATCTTTTGATTCTTTAATGGACATAATCATGTAGGTGAACCGTTCTGTGAAGGTTTGAAGAACTGTCTCGACCATTTTTTTAGTCTAACATCTCATCTCCATTGCTCCTCATTTTGTTTGAAATGGACATTACTCTTATAAAGTAGTCGGTGATGGTCTTTGTCTCCTTCATGGCAAGAACGTCGAAATATCTTCTCAACGAATTTAGTATCGAGTTCTTCACACGATCATTTCCTCCAAACTTTTTCTTCAGTGAGTTCCAAACAATTTTTGATGTGCATCTATATCCAGAATTTGTTCAAACACAATTCTATCAATGGCTTTGAAGAGATAGTTTTTCACTTTGTGGTCCTTCATTACGACACTTTCCAATTATTCTCGATGTGCATCTGTTAGTGTTGTTTCTGGTTGTTGATCCTTTAGGCCGACCCATAGACATTTGGAACGAAGAAGATTCTCCATTAATTCACtctaatgataataataaagacCATTGAAATGAGGTATTTTTATGGAAATCTTTTTGTCACTCATTTGTGTTTcactctctcttctctctctttttaaACAGTTGTTTACTCTAAAAATCAGGCCAAGTGGTGGCTCTAATACCAGTTTGTAGAGGTATCTGATGAACCTATCAAAGACTGGATAATCATTATTGAAACAAAGATGGTTGTTTAAATAGCCTTACAAAGATAAGATGAAAAGAGAAAAATCTCACATCAACCAATTTGGAGACTTCATAAAATTAAACAGAAGATTCCTAAAGAATATGACTTattaaattgatttatttacaagaATCGAAGTCAATGTAAGAAATGTAAAAGAGACACTTACTAAGATTTCATAAATCGAAATGCAGTGTCTGTTGTAATTACTTATTTGTTGACATTTTGCCATATTTTATTCACTTGGTGCTCTCAATGGTGTTTGTTATAACATTCGATCTAATTCTTGCAACCATATCGACCCCACTCCTAGTCTATGTTGGCGATTTAGATAACCCCTGATCAACTACTACTTATTTGTTTACTCTAGCAAAGGCACCTGTTAGTTGGAGGTTTATAGTTGTTTTGTGTACAACAAATGTAGAGTAAATGGAAAACAAAGGTTGTTAAAGAGGAAATTTGGCTTCAGGTCTTCCTGAACAATTTGAGAGTTGATCAGAAGCATGTCAAAGTTGAGACAGTCAGAACGTTATTTATTTAGCAAAGAACCAATTCTATCATGTAAGGACGAAACACAGTAACTTCTATTATTTTGTAAGGGAAATTCTTGAAGAGGGTCAATCATAGCTTCAGAAGATTCCAACCACGGACAATCTCATTGATATGGCAACAAAGTTTGTAACATCAATTAATTCTCAACATTCTTTCGACTTAATAATAATGTTCTCAAACCTTGAAGTTGCATTTGTAGTCACTGTGAGTATGAGAAATGATAGGAAATAAATTTGGTTGAGGTTTTGAATATCGTCAAAGTGGAGATTGTCGAAATAGAACCCTCTTCCTTAATCCCACATTAGAAGCTAAGAATTGAAGAAGATGGGAAGAAGTATTATATTAGTTTCCAAATCCCACATTGGAAAGTTGTGCTTTTGTGTTGGGTTTTGTAAAGTTTAGCCTTTAGATTAAAGTATGTCACAACTTTCTTCCTCTAATTCCAATGCTTAGTTGTATTTTCTATTCCCTTCTCTATTGTAAtattttgatcatttttctATCGTAATATTTTTCTCATTAGCCAAATATATTTATTCGATAATGATTAGGAACGTAAGTAATATTGACCGAACCGCGTTAAATTTGATATTCTCTTTACTTTATGCTTTAACGTTCAAATTGACGGTTGTTTCCGCAACAATAAATAatcctaaaaaataatattaatcatCTCTATCATTATCACTCATCatcatatatattattttttattagttaaatCCATTGTATTAGAATCACCCCTACCTAGAACTTCTAGTTATTAAGTCTAAAAATAACATGTAGAAACAATATTACTATTATTTTCTGAATAATAACCTTTAGTTCTTGGAAGTTTTAGCAAAATCCATTTACTAAAAGTAGTTAAAAAGATTATTATAATTCTAAATGATTGTGATATTTTCTTCGAAATCCTCAAATTGTAAGCAAAAATGACGGAAGAAAATCAAGTTTCAAATTATGTAATCATTGGaatgaagaaaaatataattgCAAAAACACAATTATCACCTCAAAGATCCTCctaattaaaacatatattatattaattaataaaaaagaggTTAAAGTACGTACGTTTCAgagttagaaaataaaataggcttccataaaaaaaaagccCTAAAAATATAGGACAACACCATTACTGATTTGATCTCTCATATCATATCTCAGAATGGTCCCACCCTCCCTCACCCCCAAATCTCTGTCTACAAAATAAAATCAGATATGCCAAAGAAAACTGTCAATTTTTCCCATACATCTTCAATGTTTTCTTTGAATTTCAAaaccttcttcttcctctcattTATTTTCTTGAATGTGACACAAAACCAACTTATAATTCCCCTTTTCATCACCATGATTTCCTCAATCTTTTAgtttccgtttccgtgcaacatagattcTCATTAACGAAAGGGATGCATTGAAATATATACACTAGAAACAGAAATTTGAAGGTTAATTAAAAGAAAGATAATCAAGATTCTACAAGTGCATaattaagtaaataattaaGTAGCTAATTAAGATTGTGGACCGTAGGAGTTGAGACTGAGTTCAAGGGAATCATCAGAGGTGGCATACCAGCTATATGAATAGCAGCTGGTCGGGTTAGGGTTAGGGTTCGGGTTAGGGTTTATGTTATTGTTGCTGTTGCTGCAGAAGCCattgatttcttctctttgtGTAGGGAAAAGAGGAAGTGTTTCTATGTGTTGAGCTTTTTTGTGTTgatcgtcttcttcttcttgttcattttcatcttcatcttcttgttcAGGTTTTAGGGTTTCGTTCATTGATTTTTGCATGTCGAAGAATGAGTAACATGAATTGTAAGGGTCATTTCCTACCCATCCGTAGTTGTTTGGGGTCTTTGATCCGCCTATTGAGCATTCCTGGTTCAAGAAAAGATATAGAAGTAGAGTTAAGGTATATTTTGGTGATTATATGATACTATGTTGCATGAATACTAACGCGGAAACAAAAACAAGCACaagaaacgttatttctaaaatgTAACTTCCATAAAATAGCTTTCAAATGAAAACTGACGCAAACACAAACACAGAAACGGAAAACCTTATTACTAAAACATGACATTCATAAAATAACCTTCAAAGGGAAACTCATGCCGATATGAAATAGACACTGACACGAACATGGAAATGAAAACAGACACaaaaaacgttatttctaaaaacattaCTTTCATAAAATAGCCTTCAAACTAAAACTGACACGGACACGAACATGGAAACGAAAACAGACGTGGACATGAACATGGAAACGAAAAGAAACACGAAAAccttatttttaaaaacattaccttcataaaatagccttCAAACTAAAATTGACATGGACATGAAATAGACACGGACACGAACAAAAGGCAAAAACGCTACTAAAGAGAGGAGAAGTGTTCGTGTAACATAGGCTAAAAGCTGTAAATCTCTTCCAATGTCTTGAAATCCttcaaaacaaagtatttagcAAAATATTGAATGTTGGTTTTTAGCCCGACTTATTATTTGAATACATTTAGCCATAACCTATCCAAAACGCTCACTTTTAAGCCCGCAACCTACTATTCAAGTAACATTTTCTACATAACCTATCagaaaaaaatggtaaaatctCAAGATTTCACCAATTTTGAATAGGTGGGGAGAAAACGTTACTACTAAAAAAAATAGGTTACGGGGGTAAAGATCAATATTTTCCTTAAAACGAGTTAAAGAAGACACGGATAAAAGTagttaaaacttaccctaaaacTCTTCTCCATTGTTAAAGATCCATACCCATAACTCCCCATCTGACCAACAGTAATCCCAGTAGGTGAACTAGTAGAAGCAGGAAAAAACCCTGAAACAACATATATGAAATGTATGTAAGAATCTATagattaataaaaagaaaagggggatttgaataagaaaaaagaaagtacCAGAGTAGATGAAATTGTTAGGTTTAAAAGGAGGATTGTTGGGGTTGATGATTCcagcagaagaagaagtagtAGTAGTAGAAGAAGTGAATCTTTTCTTCTGTCTTTCACGAGCTTTATGGTTCTGAAACCAATAAAAAACATTCTTACCTTCAATTTTACCGTACTGTCTAAGAGTAGAAGAAATACTCTGAATCTGTTCTCCATTAGGAGACCTAACTCCTCGGTTGTAATAAAGATCTTTCAGTATTCTTATTTGATCAGGTGTTGGTGTCCATCTTGTACTGCTTTGCCTACTGCACACATAACTCCCTCCTCCTTTCGCTCCCTCGCTATTTTCCTCCTGATGATCTGCCACCACTCCTTCCATCAAGAtcaagaaaatcaagaaaagaGGGGTTTCTTGATTACTGAAGTTCTTGAGGATGAAGATGGGGTAATTTATAAAAGGGGGGAGGGACAGAAGGGAAGGGTAGCACTGGAATTACTTGGAACAAACGGCATGACGTAGGTACtatttattgttgttgttgttattattattattttatgttgTTAccacagagagagagagagagagagactgGAGAAATTATAGCCTTTAGGTTGAAATATGTACTGTAGAAAACAAACATGGCtggttatattttatatatcttCTGATTGAAAGAAGGAAAGACAGAAAGGAAGGAAAGAGAGATTATCTGAATGAATGAATggcataaaattataatatgtgATTTATAATTATAGCTATTCTAAGTGTGAAAGAATAAAGTTTATGTTAATAATTAACTTTTcagaatagtttttattattgtttcaaatacaaataaatgttatttttatgattaagggctatgttgcacggaaacggaaCCAGATACGGAAACCGAAACATggggaaacgtgtaaatattaaaaatataagggcacatttataaatattaaaaatataataatacattaaaaaaacaagATTGAATAACAGGAGAAAGAAAGTTCAAGCTCAGTCGAGATTCAAGAGATAAAGATTATAGAAGAAAGAAATATGGGTAAGTTCTTTAAATTGAATGATACAAAGAAGGAATTATCTCTCAAATAGgaagttttaatttttctaatctTAGATTGAATAGAAAGTTTGAATTTCCAAAATTCTAATCGAAATAGGCAGGAAAACCGTTTAAAAATTAAGAGACGCGTTTCATATTTTGGATAATTACCGAAACGTGTCCGGAAATATTTCGTATCAGTTTTCGAGAGTTTCTGTTTCCCACATTTGCCGCAAACGGAGAAACGCATGTcatgaagagtttccgtgctTTATAAATTAAGGGATAAGAGTCAGATTTAATATTAGCATGTTCGGATAAGCGCATATATAACATTAACGTATAAATTAGTACTTTCTTTGTTCAGTGTTATTTATCCTAGAGAGAGGGGGAAAAAATTATCAGAGAGAAAAAAGTTTTTTTCAAGAAAGATCAATGTCACCCCTTATCTAATTGGTTTGTTAATTATTTAACTGTTATGTTAACCTTCAAAATTAAAACAGTTTCGTACcttttttgttggttattttTGAAACTATATTAGTAaactaaacattttagacattttatgATAATTTATATAAGACATACTTAGTTGTTAgcatttcacaaaaaaaaaaaaattgtaagtgCATTAATAACACACACGAAATATCTTAGGCATAATTAATGTTTGGAAGGTGTGGTGTAATAGTTAAGTAATAGTCAAATCAATCTGAACTTTTTGTAACATAAGGCTAAAGATAATCTTACTTataaacgttagagataaatttatatcattttatacGTTAAAACTAAAtctatattttttgaaaaacgttACAGTCAAATTTATCGCTTATCTCATATATGGTTTATAATTAAAAGTATTGAAAGGAAGGTTATTCTTTTAAGGGTCAAGTCCAAAAAAATGTCATACGCTTTCACGTTTTGTCAAATGGGTACCTATAGAGTTTTTTTCATTTGGgttttcgttttgctaaaacgatgatattttaatttgaaactataaaaatgactgttaacaacctcaaaaatGAAAGTTCCAAGAAGTAAAGTTGTCTAGTACCGCATATggaaataaaaattttattttccaaaatcatcattCTCAGAGCTCTTTCTCTAAACATTCAATTTCTCTCTCCTCagcaaacaacacctaaatgacatcaaaatttaaaagttGGAGAATTaatgttgcttaaaatattatcaagtctttaatattttaattttaagatcgTTAACActgattttaattttgagatccttatttttaacaaagtaaagaAACATCAGTAATCTCATTATCACACTAAAAATTCATAAATACCTATTTAACAAAAATGCAAAGcacataataatttttttttttttttggtattttaCCATTCTTTTTAATGTGGGGATATGAACCCATGCAAAAACCACTAGACCTCAAGATATTATTTGTCTACTTGATTACTTACTTTCTAACAAAAGGGGCAAATATGTAAAATCCATTTTAATaatgaaatataaaataaagttGAGGTGACAAGTATTTCCATTAGAGTCTGTGTTTGAGTACCCTATCCAGCCACCCATATATACCTCTGCAGGAATTGCAGGGATTTCTAAGCAGTTCAGTGAGCACCTAGCCACCCTACCTTCTTCTTATTTTTTGAGGTTTTGGACCTCTCAAATCTTACTCTACTTACCCCCCACTATATCCTTATACCCTTTTGTAcctatttaaatttataatattagccaaaaaacattatattttttctttattttttaatacagATTTTGAATGAATTCAAGTTTTTATTGTCAATTTTTcagttaaataaaaataataaagtatTTATTCAAATAGAGAATTATGTGAAAGTTTAGTAAAATACTTtgttgaaaataattttttccaataaaaatttaaatagtgAAAATTAAGTTAAGTTGTAAAGTAGACAAGATAAACATgatcacataaaaaaaaaaatattaacatgCAATGTATTAAATAGAAGGAAAAGTTTGTGGTTTTAactatttttaaacataaactatgtggtttaaaagtttacaaacatgTATCTTAAGTTTCATTCTGTTAGTAAACACAGTCCAAAatactaacggtgttaaaaaattaTGATGTGGCATTTTTAGTCAAAAAGTTAAAAGAAtgaatttgtctttttttttttttttggtagaaaaggaaaggcaagcaaagcaaaacaagcaactacaccgggattagcctaggaaagctaacctcaatcctatcctctaaaagaagaggagaaagagcgatagggggaacggtaagggtagaaacacctaacaccccctcatggcatgccgccgccaagtgatctgcaacacggttctgctcccggaaaatATGGCTGAAgtcaaggatatcaaatgaggggctaagcctcttaataactttaataaggttgcggctatgaagacccatggcatgactacctaaaatcatattgatggcctccaagttatctgactccacagaaagcctccaCATGAATTtgtctttttaatttcttttattgtttttattgtttattaattcatttttattttctctacCTATCAATGAATGACACATCACCATATTTATTCTCTCACTTTAACTCTTCTCCTACTCTCTATCTTCTTCCTCGTGGTAAGGCAATTTGGTGATGTTCTTTTAGATAGATTTTACTATGATGAAAGTGGAAATAGTAAACGGACAACGCCACTTGTTCAAATTACTGCTTTCCCAATCCTTTACATCCCTCTCTTTCTACTTCCATCGAATTCGAATTCGAGTTCAGCCTCTTCTACCTTCGCCTCCATTAGAACCATTGCCTTGATCTACTGATTTGTCGGAGCACTTATAGTCGGAGGCAACATGCTATACTCTATTGGTCTCTTGTACCTTTTTGCCTCGACTTACTCACTCATTTGCGCATCTCAATTAGGTTTTAATGTTGTGTTTTCATACTTCATAAACTCCCAGAAATTCACTTCTGTAATCATTAACTCTGTGGTTTGTGCTTTCATTTTCTTAGGCTCTCGTGGCTTTGTCTCcaattgttgttattattttccAACCAACATGAACTCATAATAGTAGTCTACTGGAACCTCTCCTCGTAATCAGGGTCAGTCTTGACATTTTGTGAACCCTAGGAGAAATAAGAGATAATggatctttaataaaaaaattgtacttaaaagcttaaaatgaaaatttggaCCAATTTTAGatgtaaaatatcatattattcggTCCCTTTTAGACATAAATTGGGACTATAACTACATTTATCATAAgaaatttctatatatatatattaaaaaaagtttgaaCCCCTTTTGACCTTGGGTCCTGAGTGGTCGCACTCATGGTCTATGCTCAGAATCGGCCCTGCTCGTAAAAACGATCAAGTTTATCCATTTTAGGAACTTTTATTTTGGAATTTGAGGATATGGAGATTGAAATGTTAAAGATAGAGAGTAATAGAAGGGTGAAAACGAGTGAGAATAAATATGGTGATGTGTTCCATTGATAGATAGAGAGAATAAAAGCTAATtaataaacaataaaagaaattaaaaagttagATTTACCC includes these proteins:
- the LOC136207987 gene encoding protein WUSCHEL, with the translated sequence MEGVVADHQEENSEGAKGGGSYVCSRQSSTRWTPTPDQIRILKDLYYNRGVRSPNGEQIQSISSTLRQYGKIEGKNVFYWFQNHKARERQKKRFTSSTTTTSSSAGIINPNNPPFKPNNFIYSGFFPASTSSPTGITVGQMGSYGYGSLTMEKSFRECSIGGSKTPNNYGWVGNDPYNSCYSFFDMQKSMNETLKPEQEDEDENEQEEEDDQHKKAQHIETLPLFPTQREEINGFCSNSNNNINPNPNPNPNPTSCYSYSWYATSDDSLELSLNSYGPQS